The Gloeomargarita lithophora Alchichica-D10 genomic sequence GCATTGGTTCAAAATCATGCCCCGTCACGTTTTGGTTATCTATGATGATTTAGATTTGCCCTTTGGTAAGTTGCGTTTACGGAAAAGCGGTTCCGCCGGGGGACATAATGGCATGAAATCCATCATTCAGCACCTGGGCACCCAGGAATTTCCCCGGTTGCGCATCGGCATTGGCCGCCCAGAAATGGCAGACAGTGCCCATTACGTTTTGGAAGCATTTAGCGAACCAGAAAAAGAGCAATTATCCCAGATTTTAACCCAGGCAATTCAGGTGATTGAACTGGGGATAAAACAGGGTTTAGACCAGGCAATGAATAGGTGTAATGCCTGGAGCCTCACTTAGTTAGACTGTTGCAAATCTTGGTTGAGATTGTCAGCGTAGATTACAGTATTGTTCATGGGGCTGTGCTAATGCAAGTATATAGCAATCTCACTTGAATTGTGCGTAAAAATTTTATACTTAGAGCGTCAAGGGTCGCACGGCACCCCCCCTGTCATTGGTTTCTCTTTCTTTCAATGCAACAACTTTGCACCATTTTGCGATACCTTTATAAAAAATGCCGTAAACTGTTCTTGCGCCTCCATGTTTTTACTCATCAGTCATGGAATTTGAATGGAATCCAGATAAAGCAAAACTAAACCTAGAAAAGCATGATGTTTCCTTTCACGAGGCCGCAACTGTATTTAATGACCCCCTCTCCGTAACCTTCCCTGATCCGGATCATTCCATCGGAGAAAATCGCTATGTTATTATTGGTATCTCTAGGTTTAGCCAACTTTTAGTCATTGCCCATACGGATCGAGGAGAAAAAGTACGCATTATTAGTGCCCGAAAAACAACCCGGCTAGAAAGGAAGTTTTATGAAGAAGGAAATTGAGAACGAAATGGAAGACGAATTGCGTCCTGAGTATGACTTTGCTCAAATCAGGGGCGGAATTAGGGGCAAGTATGTTGAACGATATGGCTCAGGGACAAACTTAGTGCTCCTCGATGTGGATGTTGCTGAAGTTTTTCCCAATGATGCCGCAGTGAATGAAGCCTTACGCCTCCTCATGCAGATTGCCCAGCAACGCAAGGCATAAAAGTTAGTGAGCGAACTAGTCCCGCACCTGCTGGCGTACCTGCACTGGGATCACCACCGGCGGTTGCTCTAGGGTAATTTGCAACGCCCGACCGGGGTTGCGTAGGGTGGCGGCGGTCGGCGTTTGAGGAGACGGGGACTGCTGGGCAAATTCCGGGGTGGGTGAGCGCCAAATCAAACCGGAAACCACGCCGCCAACCAAAGCCGAAGCGGCCACGATGATTCCGCTCCAGGCCAATCGCTTGCGGGCACGGTGGGTAATTTTGGTGATCACTCCCGTTACCATCTGGTCGGCGGAAACCCCGGAAGCAGGGACGGGCAAATCCTGGCAGAGTTCGTGGATGCTAATTAACTGCTGATAGACCCGCTGGGCTTCCGGGTCGGTCGCCAGCCAGTGCGCCACCAGGGCTTGCTCTTCGGGGCTGGCCTCGCCATCCAGGTAGGCACTCAGGAGTTCAAAACGGTCAGGGGATTCAGGACGGGTGATTTGCATAGAGAGGAAGCGGTGCAACCGCTACTAATATGGCACAAAACTAGCTATCCAGGTAAGGCTTCAACTCCATCTGTAACCGGGCACGGGCACGGGCAATGCGGGATTTCACCGTCCCCAGGGAAGCCCCGGTGATTTCGGCAATTTCCTCGTAGGCCAGGCCATCCAACTCCCGCAGGATAATGGTGGTGCGAAACACCTCCGGCAGGTCAGCAATGGCACGTTTGAGCCGGTCATAAAATTCCTGGGTCGCCAGGTCATCGCTAGGGCCAGGGCCATCACAGGCAATGTCCCACTCGATTTCCGTATGGCCAATTTGCCGGGGCGCATCCAGGGAAATGGTGGCTTGGTGGCGTTTGCGGCGGCGGAGTTCATCATAAAAAAGGTTGGTGGCGATCCGGCTTAACCAACTCCTAAACTTGCTAGGGTCTTGAAGTCGCTTAATATGACGGTAGGCTCGCACCCAAACCTCCTGTACCAGGTCAGCCCGGTCATTCCAGTCCGAAGCCAAATGGTACAAAATCCGCTCCACATGGGTCTGATGACGACGCACCAGTTCCGTAAAGGCGGCTCGATCAGGTTGAAACCCCTGTTGGCAACGGCATACCAGTTCTTCGGTTGACAGTTTGCCCACGGGCACGGGCGGTACCTGGAAATGGGACCAGTCGGCGGACAATGTCGGATGCATGGGTAAGCCTTACGTTCAAATGTTGGAGGTTGAGACGCTATGACCTGGCCCAAGTTCCTGCGATTACTCCCTATCTTAATGCTGTCCGCTGCCCCCTTTGGCTGTGGCACCCGTCCCAAGGTCGCCCCCCTGCCCCAGGATGGACCGATTTTGGTCTATTTCAATCAGTCGGAAGCGGCCACCTACCAAGACCCGTACCGAAAAAATATCCCCGTTCGCTATGGGGATAATTTTGAGGCAATTATCTTACAGGAAATTGAAAATGCCACCCGCTCGATTGATGTGGCGGTGCAGGAAATTCGTTTGCCCCTGGTGGCCAAAGCCCTGGTGAAAAAGCATCAAAGCGGGGTGCGGGTGCGGGTGATTATTGAAAATAACTACAACGTGGCCCTGAGTCAATTATCCAACGATGATGC encodes the following:
- the pth gene encoding aminoacyl-tRNA hydrolase — protein: MSPFQLIVGLGNPGSKYESTRHNVGFMAVDNLAKKWGISGQEKSKLHGWVAQGKELVLLKPNTYMNDSGRAVQAVRHWFKIMPRHVLVIYDDLDLPFGKLRLRKSGSAGGHNGMKSIIQHLGTQEFPRLRIGIGRPEMADSAHYVLEAFSEPEKEQLSQILTQAIQVIELGIKQGLDQAMNRCNAWSLT
- a CDS encoding BrnT family toxin — encoded protein: MEFEWNPDKAKLNLEKHDVSFHEAATVFNDPLSVTFPDPDHSIGENRYVIIGISRFSQLLVIAHTDRGEKVRIISARKTTRLERKFYEEGN
- a CDS encoding anti-sigma factor family protein → MQITRPESPDRFELLSAYLDGEASPEEQALVAHWLATDPEAQRVYQQLISIHELCQDLPVPASGVSADQMVTGVITKITHRARKRLAWSGIIVAASALVGGVVSGLIWRSPTPEFAQQSPSPQTPTAATLRNPGRALQITLEQPPVVIPVQVRQQVRD
- a CDS encoding sigma-70 family RNA polymerase sigma factor, with translation MHPTLSADWSHFQVPPVPVGKLSTEELVCRCQQGFQPDRAAFTELVRRHQTHVERILYHLASDWNDRADLVQEVWVRAYRHIKRLQDPSKFRSWLSRIATNLFYDELRRRKRHQATISLDAPRQIGHTEIEWDIACDGPGPSDDLATQEFYDRLKRAIADLPEVFRTTIILRELDGLAYEEIAEITGASLGTVKSRIARARARLQMELKPYLDS